One window from the genome of Megalobrama amblycephala isolate DHTTF-2021 linkage group LG4, ASM1881202v1, whole genome shotgun sequence encodes:
- the si:ch211-225b11.4 gene encoding thyroid adenoma-associated protein homolog isoform X3 codes for MRLSLRLSSVVHAWSCAQRFELTSLKLATMTIINFSSGQADAVMKSLVLEDQISSDVKDTLRVFLQKLTENAKSTGKRSRERSLEEASQILQKIPKEALHSLQSAALCQLAQLLLALQLEAVTVSSACRKLDQILQVLAEINYSIVFEVVTQYLLKLLHQKQVFTLKDLQIACMFLEDSTMGREVLKTECTTLLGKVAELIPVVMADEEARNGPLCYQTVKVCLQVFQLLPGQVALVVYSKDSVNMSVRKILEFLMNIILGEASSRDTRLLAGTAVAMLLTTPSDSQCAESAAWSLLQINNMEPWRLTVGELQVDCRPRCQDGVDRLAVCRGLLTCCRNDILVSHHGNQGTCLLLNGLFPFISALCEEKLDCHYYVFQVFTIWLKRLKECLSEVWEVTGAPLDSDLQQQLTQIIWSNAESPLDGVAEVARSAFCLFMEIYEKDCLHFGNAEKRLYVELLNRISELPWESKAKYLPLTAILPYTGTDKVLELYPALPSHILKCLSTNHLSPCASEVYKFLLQEQKRELFKNSSQEPPPTDQDLAIQWARRWQPVILEALTSELTLLQNNASCHLLPSTLRAFPGAFNSLLSALDHTAPGHLHAWACVMSAQRVTSGHSLWSADSTHALKTLRLALSSLDDSIRLAAVNLLCCSPKTKEAPSQVEYSTLREFIPLNLNSESSPFRQHLQAALRKFLVRIRDSCMASIKGQNRKKGLTEEEDAELKQGVEFVDWLSQLSLIYLTPDSNYQRKKTVLLLLSAILETCTDTWSPDRKKGQPPANMSALINWAKVRGKWDFFSKSKLLVLIGCLEDSTNEIRELSAELLLRFFPPSLPDDVTTVLFSRADRLLQSPRVQEAQMGALMIKLLLQKVDGAFEQGEKQSVKLIMFLLTKLQHHYLTARNDMLLAARTTPIHGIVSALQKGLLEVPGVLVESITQRIAGDIVSLLEKLTLLLLGVLYGDQDTEEKDVPPSFCDMGNAISSLIGQGGVERGGLDEDGEENVLLSEEHSLVLTCCWVSLKEIGIFLGSLVERILSLHWKELTLTVEELRRASKVFKDIILKCRHWGAVEGCCIGFTKFCRALLCSSDPEIKQIPSIMLQQGLSVLQSPRSTSVTRRAAGLPMLILGVLAAEDASKSRPLLAHTINTLLKTSEAPLPQDWDQTLDLPQVCAVHTLQALVKGSSLGVAVLQYTPVVAILSLTLLSSPCWAMRNAALQLYSSLCTRMLGQQPAGQEGSAHSGMSSPSFFNLYPALQPFLLGALESAAKDLHDATLLLHPSLYPVLTLLAKLQPGAEEQTRALSEFLPPLFLLAASPVYGVRVMSSRALVAMVPLSEYLATVLQLVEKLPESQDVVCCHNRLHGQLLQIEAVLARALKTNISRSSLSEVMTRFESRLWLASLRQRCPLVRMAYVDIVRLMRGHCSGAFLAQLSSQLLQEIHRSPNVLEVGSAAFHQSVVNFLCGDPEWSCQVWQSLANGNAIVRLSLVKSAIEGHGWRGTDLQEVIERALQANLKKALLDQNVEYRGAFLTTLVEVMTPEEESFALPPPCPPRFEETWLQECVEVLFTDLESDRGGPVLISTALCAVSLLLSQSVDLSLLQRWCKLLEKHRCPEAPEALRISCAQALCLCGVSVVTRSLTDSLVLIELSTSLINTGIYLLQDESPQVNQALHSLLDLLLERFWDASGTLEALMCHLPDCDLNVLLKESKETQCRSLYERDEANVFAEPSVISECLLQYLLHLVKHYPESSTLAKNLEHWARNSAAIVKENLTICMQLQLGNVLNPDWLSLLIDPRFHGALYGLFTRAIILLQLFKKCDSIRPLLDPLSLSTDLQDIQRRFILNGVFLPQVFTDALAQTD; via the exons ATGAGATTGAGTTTACGCCTCTCATCAGTGGTTCACGCATGGAGCTGTGCTCAACGTTTTGAGTTGACAAGTCTGAAACTCGCAACAATGACGATTATAAACTTTTCTTCGGGGCAAGCTGATGCAGTTATGAAATCTCTCGTTTTAGAGGATCAAATATCATCTGATGTCAAAGACACGCTCAGGGttttcttgcagaagctcacaGAAAATGCCAA GAGTACAGGCAAACGAAGCAGAGAGCGCTCACTGGAGGAGGCTTCACAGATCCTACAGAAGATCCCAAAAGAAGCACTTCATTCCTTACAGTCTGCTGCTCTTTGCCAACTTGCTCAGCTTCTTCTGGCCTTACAGTTAGAGGCGGTGACCGTTTCATCTGCCTGCCGCAAATTAGACCAA ATTCTGCAGGTCTTGGCTGAAATAAACTACTCCATTGTCTTTGAAGTAGTCACACAATACCTGCTGAAGCTTTTGCACCAAAAACAG gtgtTTACATTAAAAGATCTTCAGATAG cctgcatgttTTTGGAGGACAGCACTATGGGACGAGAGGTTCTGAAGACAGAATGCACCACCCTGCTTGGTAAAGTCGCTGAGCTGATTCCTGTTGTTATGGCAGATGAAGAAGCCAGAAATGGGCCGTTGTGCTACCAAACTGTCAAG GTTTGTTTACAGGTGTTTCAGCTGCTGCCAGGGCAGGTGGCCCTGGTGGTCTACAGTAAGGACAGTGTAAATATGAGTGTGAGAAAGATTTTGGAGTTCTTGATGAACATTATCTTAGGAGAG GCTTCCAGCAGAGACACACGGTTATTGGCAGGCACTGCGGTTGCAATGCTGCTCACCACGCCGTCAGACAGTCAGTGTGCAGAATCGGCTGCCTGGAGTTTGCTGCAAATCAACAACATGG AACCGTGGAGATTGACAGTAGGTGAGCTACAGGTGGACTGCCGTCCCAGATGTCAAGATGGAGTAGACAGACTGGCTGTATGCAGGGGGTTGTTAACTTGCTGCAGAAATGACATTCTCGTCAGTCACCATGGCAACCAGGGG ACTTGTCTTCTCTTGAATGGGTTGTTCCCCTTCATCTCAGCACTTTGTGAAGAAAAGCTTGACTGTCATTACTATGTTTTTCAAG tttttactATCTGGCTGAAAAGGCTGAAAGAGTGTCTCAGTGAGGTTTGGGAAGTTACTGGTGCTCCTTTAGATTCAGACCTCCAACAGCAACTTACACAAATCATCTGGAGCAATGCAGAGAGCCCG ttGGATGGTGTTGCAGAGGTGGCACGTAGTGCTTTCTGTCTCTTTATGGAGATATATGAGAAGGATTGTTTGCACTTTGGGAATGCAGAGAAAAGACTTTATGTGGAGTTATTGAACAGGATATCAGAACTGCCTTGGGAATCCAAAGCAAAGTATTTACCACTTACTGCAATTTTACCATACACAGGAACAGACAAG GTTCTGGAGCTATATCCAGCCCTTCCCTCTCACATCCTAAAATGCCTCTCCACCAATCACCTTTCTCCATGTGCCTCAGAAGTCTACAAATTCCTCCTTCAGGAACAGAAACGTgagctttttaaaaattcatcCCAAGAACCCCCACCCACCGACCAAGACTTAGCCATTCAATGGGCTCGGAGATGGCAACCAGTCATCCTGGAGGCTTTGACTTCAGAATTAACTCTACTTCAAAATAATGCCTCTTGCCATCTTCTGCCATCAACACTACGTGCGTTTCCAGGTGCTTTTAACAGTCTGCTGTCAGCTCTGGATCACACAGCTCCCGGTCACCTTCATGCATGGGCCTGCGTCATGAGTGCCCAACGGGTCACAAGTGGACATTCCCTCTGGAGTGCAGACAGCACCCATGCTCTCAAGACTCTCCGTCTTGCCCTCTCCTCTCTGGATGACAGCATCCGACTTGCAGCTGTGAACCTCCTCTGCTGCAGTCCAAAGACTAAAGAAGCCCCATCTCAAGTGGAGTATTCCACTCTGAGAGAATTCATCCCACTCAATCTCAACAGCGAATCGTCACCGTTTCGTCAGCATCTTCAGGCAGCACTAAGGAAATtcttggtgagaataagagatAGTTGCATGGCAAGCATTAAGGGTCAAAATCGTAAAAAAGGGCTCACAGAGGAAGAGGATGCAGAGCTTAAACAAGGAGTTG agTTTGTTGACTGGCTCTCCCAGCTGTCATTGATCTATTTGACTCCTGACAGCAACTACCAAAGGAAGAAGACTGTCTTGCTCCTGCTGTCTGCAATACTGGAAACATGCACAGACACCTGGAGTCCAGACAGAAAGAAGGGACAACCACCTG CCAATATGTCTGCTCTTATAAACTGGGCTAAAGTAAGGGGAAAGTGGGATTTCTTCTCAAAGTCAAAGCTGCTGGTCCTGATTGGATGTTTGGAGGATTCAACCAATGAg ATTCGAGAGCTGTCTGCGGAGCTACTTCTCCGATTTTTCCCTCCATCTCTCCCTGATGATGTCACAACTGTGCTGTTTAGTCGGGCAGATCGGCTGCTCCAGAGCCCACGGGTCCAGGAGGCCCAGATGGGGGCACTGATGATCAAACTGCTCCTGCAGAA GGTGGATGGGGCATTTGAACAGGGGGAGAAACAGTCAGTTAAACTGATTATGTTCCTTCTGACCAAACTACAACACCATTACCTCACTGCCAGGAATGACATGTTGCTTGCAGCTCGCACAACACCTATTCATG GCATTGTAAGTGCTCTGCAGAAGGGCTTGCTGGAGGTGCCAGGGGTCCTAGTGGAGTCAATAACCCAGAGAATTGCAGGAGACATTGTGTCTTTACTAGAAAAGCTCACTCTACTGCTGTTAGGTGTGCTGTATGGAGACCAGGACACTGAGGAGAAAG ATGTGCCTCCATCGTTCTGTGACATGGGGAATGCAATCAGTTCTCTAATTGGTCAGGGTGGTGTTGAGAGAGGGGGGCTTGATGAGGATGGAGAGGAGAATGTGTTGCTCTCTGAGGAACATAGTCTGGTGCTGACCTGCTGCTGGGTCTCCTTGAAG GAAATTGGTATTTTTCTAGGCTCCCTGGTGGAGAGAATCCTGTCACTTCACTGGAAAGAACTGACACTGACTGTGGAGGAACTCAGGAGGGCTTCCAAAGTGTTTAAAGACATTATTCTGAAATGTAGACACTGG GGGGCAGTAGAGGGCTGCTGTATTGGCTTCACTAAATTCTGCAGGGCTCTCCTATGCAGCTCTGATCCAGAGATCAAGCAGATCCCTTCCATCATGTTACAACAG GGCCTTTCTGTTCTCCAGTCGCCCCGTAGTACATCAGTGACACGGCGTGCTGCCGGTTTACCCATGCTGATTTTAGGTGTCTTAGCTGCTGAGGACGCTAGCAAATCTCGCCCCCTATTGGCCCACACCATTAACACCCTTCTGAAGACGTCCGAAGCACCTCTGCCCCAGGACTGGGACCAAACCCTTGACTTACCACAG GTGTGTGCCGTCCACACCCTTCAAGCACTGGTGAAGGGCTCCAGTCTGGGTGTAGCTGTTCTACAATACACCCCTGTGGTGGCTATTCTGTCACTCACACTCCTTAGCTCACCATGCTGGGCCATGAGGAACGCAGCCCTGCAGCTCTACA GTTCTCTCTGCACCAGAATGTTGGGTCAACAGCCAGCCGGTCAAGAGGGCTCCGCTCATTCCGGCATGTCTTCTCCTTCTTTCTTTAACCTCTACCCAGCCCTACAGCCCTTCCTCCTGGGGGCACTGGAAAGTGCAGCTAAAGACCTACATGATGCCACCCTTCTCCTACATCCTTCCCTCTATCCTGTGCTCACTCTGCTTGCCAAACTACAGCCTGGTGCTGAGGAACAGACACG GGCTCTGTCAGAATTCCTGCCTCCGCTATTCCTCCTAGCTGCCAGCCCAGTCTATGGCGTACGAGTGATGTCATCAAGAGCCCTAGTTGCTATGGTACCACTAAGTGAATATCTGGCAACTGTCCTGCAGTTGGTGGAAAAGCTGCCCGAATCACAAGACGTTGTGTGCTGTCACAACAGACTGCATGGCCAACTCCTACAGATAGAAGCCGTACTGGCCAGGGCACTGAAAACTAACAT CAGTCGTTCATCTCTCAGTGAGGTTATGACCAGGTTTGAGTCCAGACTGTGGTTGGCATCTTTGAGGCAACGATGCCCGCTGGTGCGGATGGCATATGTGGATATAGTGAGGCTGATGAGAGGCCACTGCTCTGGTGCTTTCCTCGCTCAGCTGTCCTCTCAACTACTGCAGGAGATCCACAGGAGTCCAAACGTACTAGAG GTTGGCTCTGCTGCATTCCACCAAAGTGTAGTGAACTTTCTGTGTGGGGATCCTGAGTGGTCGTGTCAGGTGTGGCAGAGTCTGGCCAATGGCAACGCAATAGTAAGGCTCTCATTGGTCAAGTCTGCTATAGAGGGGCATGGTTGGAGAGGAACAGACCTCCAGGAGGTTATTGAGAGGGCACTGCAG GCCAACCTGAAGAAGGCGCTGTTGGACCAGAACGTGGAGTACAGGGGAGCATTCTTGACCACGTTAGTTGAGGTTATGACCCCAGAGGAAGAGAGTTTTGCCCTGCCCCCTCCCTGTCCTCCAAGGTTTGAGGAGACATGGCTGCAAGAGTGTGTGGAGGTTCTATTTACTGATCTGGAGTCAGATAGAGGAGGACCTGTGCTGATCTCTACAGCTCTGTGTGCAGTCAGCCTGCTCCTTTCCCAGAG TGTGGACTTGTCTTTGCTCCAGCGCTGGTGTAAGTTATTAGAGAAGCACAGATGTCCCGAAGCTCCTGAGGCGCTCAGAATATCCTGTGCTCAGGCTCTGTGTCTGTGTGGCGTCTCCGTGGTGACCAGGAGTCTGACGGACAGCCTTGTGCTCATAGAGCTCAGTACCAG CTTGATCAACACCGGTATCTACCTGCTTCAGGATGAGAGTCCACAG GTGAACCAGGCTCTGCACTCACTGCTGGACCTGCTCTTGGAAAGATTCTGGGATGCGAGTGGTACTTTAGAGGCCTTAATGTGCCACTTACCTGACTGTGATCTGAATGTTTTGCTGAAGGAGTCCAAAGAGACACA ATGCCGCAGTCTGTATGAGCGCGATGAAGCAAATGTGTTTGCAGAGCCATCTGTGATCTCAGAGTGCCTGTTGCAGTACCTATTGCATCTAGTTAAACATTACCCAGAATCCTCCACTCTCGCCAAGAACCTTGAGCACTGGGCCCGAAACAGTGCAGCCATTGTCAAAGAGAATCTCACAATTTGTATGCAACTTCAATTAG GCAATGTCCTGAATCCTGATTGGCTGAGTTTGCTAATAGATCCCCGTTTCCATGGCGCTCTTTATGGCCTGTTCACTAGGGCGATTATACTACTTCAGCTGTTCAAGAAGTGTGATTCCATACGACCCCTACTTGACCCTTTGAGTTTATCTACAGACCTTCAGGATATTCAGAGACGGTTTATCCTAAATGGAGTCTTCCTTCCTCAGGTCTTCACTGATGCACTAGCACAGACAGATTAA